The following are encoded together in the Bacillota bacterium genome:
- a CDS encoding tryptophan synthase subunit alpha, whose product MDRLGSSQGASGAVGASGASGAFQLSGGAVPTAWTSAPYTSISRITSPPASLEKPEESRIATASHSSDLPGARLERHLRKLRETGGKGVIPFITAGDPDPSTTIAVAVAVANAGADAIEIGFPFSDPLADGPVIQAASQRALAGGFHIEQAWEIGRAIRQKADVPLIAFTYYNPVFHRGIAKFAKEAADSGYNGILVPDLPREEAGELLDMCEIYGLAWIPLVAPTTPEMRLALALSGGSGFVYCISVTGVTGARAQLSDGLIPLVERVRKHTDLPLAVGFGISNPDQAREVARFADAVIMGSALISQLAKANGSGEAAQRAAEIISELKEAVNAYK is encoded by the coding sequence ATGGACCGACTCGGGTCCTCCCAGGGGGCTTCGGGAGCTGTGGGGGCTTCGGGGGCTTCAGGGGCTTTCCAACTCTCCGGCGGAGCCGTCCCGACGGCATGGACGTCCGCCCCATATACCTCGATCTCTCGCATAACCAGTCCCCCTGCTTCACTCGAAAAGCCGGAAGAATCGCGGATTGCGACAGCCTCACATTCATCTGATCTTCCTGGGGCGAGGCTAGAAAGGCACCTGCGTAAACTCAGGGAAACCGGTGGCAAGGGAGTGATCCCATTCATCACAGCAGGAGATCCTGATCCTTCCACCACCATCGCGGTTGCGGTGGCCGTTGCAAATGCTGGTGCAGATGCCATCGAAATTGGCTTCCCATTCTCCGACCCCCTGGCAGATGGCCCTGTTATCCAAGCTGCGAGCCAGAGAGCCCTGGCAGGCGGGTTTCACATTGAACAAGCATGGGAGATAGGACGCGCAATACGGCAAAAAGCCGATGTTCCCCTTATAGCGTTCACCTACTATAATCCCGTATTCCACCGGGGAATTGCCAAATTCGCCAAGGAGGCGGCGGATTCAGGATATAATGGGATCTTGGTGCCCGATCTTCCGAGGGAAGAGGCGGGTGAACTCTTGGATATGTGCGAAATATACGGACTTGCCTGGATACCTCTTGTGGCGCCTACGACGCCGGAAATGCGGCTGGCCCTGGCTCTTTCCGGCGGAAGCGGTTTTGTTTACTGCATAAGCGTAACAGGGGTGACCGGCGCACGGGCTCAATTATCTGATGGATTGATCCCGCTGGTGGAGCGAGTGAGGAAACATACAGACCTTCCACTCGCGGTAGGGTTCGGGATCTCCAATCCTGACCAAGCTCGGGAAGTAGCCCGATTTGCAGATGCGGTCATAATGGGAAGCGCCCTCATCAGTCAACTGGCGAAGGCAAATGGTTCGGGTGAAGCTGCACAGAGAGCGGCAGAGATCATCTCCGAGTTGAAAGAAGCGGTAAACGCATATAAGTAA
- a CDS encoding type II toxin-antitoxin system PemK/MazF family toxin: MVVMPEPSRGDIWLVDLDPARGHEQAGKRPGLVVSVDPFNYGPAELVVVLPITTRKKDIPFHVEVNPPEGGLKEKSFVKCEDIRSMAKERLTARLGAVSPSTMAAVEYRLRILLGLR, encoded by the coding sequence ATGGTAGTCATGCCTGAGCCTTCCCGGGGCGATATATGGCTCGTTGACCTAGATCCTGCTCGAGGTCACGAGCAGGCAGGCAAGAGGCCGGGCCTCGTTGTCTCTGTAGATCCTTTCAATTATGGTCCGGCGGAGCTTGTCGTTGTCTTGCCAATAACCACAAGAAAAAAGGACATCCCTTTCCACGTTGAGGTCAACCCTCCAGAAGGGGGCCTGAAGGAAAAGAGCTTTGTAAAATGTGAAGATATCCGATCTATGGCGAAGGAAAGGCTCACAGCGCGACTAGGCGCAGTATCTCCATCCACTATGGCGGCAGTAGAATATAGACTTCGCATTCTTTTAGGGTTAAGGTAG
- a CDS encoding toxin-antitoxin system protein yields MPGTTVRINYETWKALKELATRTGESMQSLLDKAIEEYRTKCFLEEANRAFAALKEDSEAWKAEIEERKAWDIASTDGLERW; encoded by the coding sequence GTGCCGGGCACAACAGTCAGAATCAATTATGAAACCTGGAAGGCCCTCAAAGAGCTTGCAACTCGCACTGGGGAATCAATGCAATCCCTTCTTGATAAGGCGATTGAGGAGTATAGGACCAAATGCTTCCTGGAAGAAGCTAACAGGGCTTTTGCTGCGCTAAAGGAAGATTCGGAAGCTTGGAAGGCTGAGATTGAGGAACGCAAGGCATGGGATATTGCCTCAACCGACGGACTGGAGAGATGGTAG
- a CDS encoding MFS transporter — MVTIKKRGGIALNRTQVSIGPKDVRRNYLLMMIDSIGFPLGISFLSFTTILPMFLRQLTASDVLVGLIPAINNLGVFLPQIIIAPMISRLRVTKYYVVTVGMFERGPILLLAIAAWIWGGSNKPLVLWLFFLFFAIHSLSMGLNMPAYYSLLSKALPSERRGSLFGVGGCIGGILGVLGATMAGRVLSSYPFPIGYVFCFTIGFIILTISVMPLAMVREYAQEVQTNKTTLEALRELPSVLRKDKIFLNFILSQILWAIGAMAQAFFTVYAINRLSASASDVAVFTGITMGGGALANLVIGYIADRDGHKIILEATAILGALASFAPLISPTIPAMWLTFALTAIWAAGYGVSSGNIILDFAPTEDVPKYVGLVSILTVPFRTLTPILAGLMIARWGYYPVFAASGISMLLAWAILRRGVPEPRRFRATGLQPQARSCSERSLP, encoded by the coding sequence GTGGTGACTATAAAGAAGCGAGGCGGGATTGCATTGAATCGTACACAGGTCTCGATAGGTCCTAAGGATGTCAGGCGCAATTATCTGCTCATGATGATTGATTCCATCGGCTTTCCCCTGGGAATCAGCTTCCTTTCATTTACTACGATTCTGCCGATGTTCCTGAGGCAGCTCACTGCATCCGACGTATTAGTTGGACTGATCCCAGCGATAAACAACCTGGGAGTCTTTCTTCCCCAGATTATCATAGCGCCAATGATAAGCCGCCTGCGGGTAACCAAATACTACGTGGTGACAGTGGGTATGTTCGAAAGAGGACCCATCCTCCTGCTCGCCATCGCCGCATGGATCTGGGGCGGATCCAATAAGCCCCTGGTCCTGTGGCTATTTTTCCTGTTCTTTGCGATCCATAGCCTATCCATGGGGCTTAACATGCCCGCTTACTATTCGCTTCTGTCTAAGGCCCTTCCTTCAGAACGACGTGGAAGCCTCTTTGGAGTAGGCGGATGCATCGGAGGAATCCTCGGAGTCCTGGGCGCTACCATGGCAGGGAGGGTGCTCTCATCCTACCCTTTCCCCATTGGCTATGTTTTCTGTTTCACCATTGGCTTTATAATCCTGACGATAAGTGTCATGCCGCTGGCCATGGTAAGAGAATACGCGCAGGAGGTCCAAACTAACAAAACAACTCTCGAGGCCCTGCGGGAGCTCCCGTCCGTCCTCCGCAAGGACAAGATCTTCCTCAACTTCATTCTGAGCCAAATCCTGTGGGCCATCGGGGCAATGGCTCAGGCGTTCTTTACGGTATATGCCATCAACAGGTTGTCTGCCAGCGCGTCCGATGTAGCCGTCTTCACCGGCATCACCATGGGCGGTGGAGCGCTGGCAAACCTGGTCATCGGATATATCGCAGACCGCGACGGACACAAGATCATCCTTGAGGCAACTGCCATTCTCGGCGCACTTGCCTCATTTGCGCCCCTTATTTCCCCAACCATACCCGCAATGTGGCTCACCTTTGCCCTGACGGCCATATGGGCTGCGGGCTATGGGGTGAGCAGCGGGAATATAATCCTGGATTTCGCGCCAACAGAAGATGTCCCCAAATATGTAGGGCTTGTGAGCATTCTCACAGTTCCATTTCGCACCTTGACCCCAATCCTTGCCGGCCTCATGATAGCCAGGTGGGGTTACTACCCCGTTTTCGCTGCATCAGGAATCTCCATGCTCCTAGCTTGGGCTATTCTGAGGCGTGGGGTTCCCGAACCCCGGAGATTCCGCGCTACCGGCCTTCAACCACAGGCAAGATCGTGCTCTGAACGATCTCTTCCGTGA
- the trpC gene encoding indole-3-glycerol phosphate synthase TrpC: protein MILDDIVKKRKVRIEEKKSHVSLEEIMERVARSAPPARDFKASLRHKGRVSLIAEIKPASPVKGKMRENFDPMAIAGAYEEGGASALSVLTEPDFFLGSTATLQELRQKSSLPLLCKDFFIDPYQVYEARALGADAILLIAAILDDRSLNELLELSHQLGMTALVEVHNQDELARAISAGAGLIGINNRNLRTFHTDISTTMELMPMVPPGATIVSESGIKCGHDMKVLRELGVHAALVGEALVTSPDIVAKTRELVAGGNAGVIDQRIIAQG, encoded by the coding sequence TTGATACTGGATGATATTGTAAAAAAGCGTAAAGTACGCATTGAAGAGAAGAAAAGCCATGTCTCGCTTGAGGAAATAATGGAGCGCGTGGCAAGAAGTGCTCCTCCCGCACGGGATTTTAAGGCCTCCCTGAGGCACAAAGGCCGGGTTTCCTTGATCGCCGAGATCAAGCCCGCCTCACCTGTCAAGGGAAAAATGCGGGAAAACTTTGATCCCATGGCTATCGCGGGGGCTTATGAGGAGGGTGGAGCTTCAGCATTGTCGGTGCTCACTGAGCCTGATTTCTTCCTGGGCAGCACGGCAACCCTGCAGGAACTCCGCCAAAAGTCATCGCTTCCCCTGCTCTGCAAAGATTTCTTCATAGATCCATATCAAGTCTACGAGGCTAGGGCTCTTGGCGCTGACGCAATTCTCCTGATCGCGGCCATCCTTGATGACAGATCGCTCAACGAGCTTCTGGAACTCAGTCACCAGCTCGGTATGACCGCCCTTGTGGAAGTACATAACCAGGATGAGCTTGCAAGAGCGATATCAGCCGGCGCCGGACTCATAGGGATAAACAACAGAAACCTCAGGACCTTTCATACTGACATCTCCACCACAATGGAACTCATGCCCATGGTCCCGCCGGGGGCGACCATCGTATCTGAAAGCGGCATAAAGTGCGGTCATGATATGAAGGTGTTGAGGGAATTGGGAGTTCATGCCGCCCTCGTAGGAGAAGCCCTGGTAACGAGTCCTGATATCGTTGCCAAAACAAGGGAACTGGTCGCCGGAGGCAATGCCGGAGTTATAGATCAAAGAATTATTGCTCAGGGATGA
- the trpD gene encoding anthranilate phosphoribosyltransferase: MTTVAHETGPFFKELIGRILSRENLMPEQAYQAMISIMTGQVSEVQTAGFLIALRAKGETPHEIEGCARAMRDLATPVKSRYSLLVDTCGTGGDGKSTFNISTTAAFVVAGAGVPVAKHGNRSVSSRCGSADVLEALGVKVDLGPAEVERCLDTVGIAFLFAPRFHPSMRNAAKVRKDLGVRTIFNILGPLTNPAFTKAQVVGVYQPELTPILAQVLSALGTKRSLVVHGHGGVDEFSITGPTQVTEVEDGIIRNYQVHPQDLGFALGKPEDVAGSTPEENAMITRSILSGEKGPRRDVVLLNAAAALLAAGAVRDLKDGVRLAAESIDSRKALATLDALVETTLALAS, from the coding sequence ATGACAACAGTGGCACATGAAACCGGTCCTTTCTTCAAGGAGTTGATCGGAAGGATATTGAGCCGTGAAAATCTTATGCCGGAGCAGGCATATCAGGCCATGATCTCTATCATGACCGGCCAGGTCAGCGAAGTGCAAACAGCAGGTTTTTTGATAGCCTTGAGGGCAAAAGGTGAAACGCCCCATGAAATCGAAGGTTGCGCCCGGGCCATGAGAGACCTAGCAACTCCTGTAAAATCACGATATTCACTTCTGGTTGACACATGCGGCACAGGAGGGGATGGCAAGTCTACTTTCAACATCTCCACTACAGCCGCCTTCGTAGTCGCCGGGGCCGGGGTTCCGGTGGCGAAACACGGCAATCGTTCGGTATCCAGTCGATGCGGCAGCGCCGATGTTCTTGAGGCGCTCGGCGTGAAGGTGGATCTTGGCCCTGCGGAGGTAGAAAGGTGCCTTGATACTGTAGGAATTGCATTCCTGTTCGCGCCTCGCTTCCATCCATCCATGAGAAACGCCGCAAAGGTTCGCAAGGATCTGGGGGTCAGGACGATATTCAATATCTTGGGTCCCCTAACGAATCCAGCATTCACAAAAGCTCAGGTCGTAGGCGTATACCAACCGGAGCTCACCCCCATCCTGGCACAAGTATTATCAGCTTTGGGCACGAAAAGATCCCTGGTTGTGCATGGGCATGGAGGAGTGGATGAATTCTCGATAACTGGGCCGACTCAGGTGACTGAGGTAGAAGATGGGATAATAAGGAATTACCAAGTCCACCCGCAAGACCTGGGGTTCGCCCTTGGGAAGCCAGAGGATGTAGCCGGGAGCACGCCTGAGGAAAACGCGATGATAACAAGGTCGATCCTTTCAGGCGAAAAGGGCCCAAGGCGTGATGTGGTATTACTCAATGCCGCGGCAGCTCTCCTTGCGGCGGGGGCTGTAAGGGATCTAAAGGACGGAGTAAGGCTTGCGGCAGAGTCAATCGACTCGCGGAAGGCCCTTGCGACACTGGACGCCTTGGTTGAGACCACATTGGCTCTGGCAAGCTAG
- a CDS encoding anthranilate synthase component I family protein — translation MLFVITDVVVIFDHLRHTITIISFGLDEVDVKAARSRCHEQVERIASILARPLDDGLTSPRFIPGGEFNPAQSPGRKESAGPAQYADVTQSAGAAQSAGKVRHAAKTQGADVPQLPRDEQNCETASLDEAQFCRAVEIAKSYIEKGDIFQVVLSRRVTCPLDVEPFEVYRALRSLNPSPYLYYLDFGCLQVIGSSPETLVRAENGIVETRPIAGTRPRGHSESEDKRLAQDLLSDEKERAEHVMLVDLARNDIGRVAAPGTVTVPTFMEIQCYSDVMHIVSTVRGKLRDGYDAFDVLAACFPAGTVSGAPKVRAMEIIDELEPVARGIYAGAVGYFGFNGNMDMAIAIRTLVTANGQAHVQAGAGIVADSVPEREFLESQHKARAIFRAMKLARGREECDFVAAAR, via the coding sequence ATGCTCTTTGTCATCACTGATGTGGTGGTGATCTTCGACCATTTGAGACATACCATCACCATTATATCTTTCGGCCTCGATGAGGTCGATGTGAAGGCGGCCAGGTCCAGATGTCATGAACAGGTGGAGCGCATCGCATCAATACTGGCCCGTCCACTGGATGATGGTCTCACTTCGCCGCGATTCATTCCCGGGGGTGAATTCAATCCCGCGCAGTCTCCAGGAAGGAAGGAATCCGCAGGTCCAGCGCAATACGCAGATGTAACGCAATCCGCAGGCGCAGCGCAATCCGCAGGTAAGGTGCGACACGCAGCTAAGACGCAGGGCGCAGATGTGCCACAACTTCCAAGAGATGAGCAAAACTGCGAGACCGCAAGCCTTGATGAAGCACAGTTCTGTCGTGCCGTAGAAATCGCCAAATCGTACATTGAGAAGGGGGACATCTTCCAGGTAGTCTTATCCCGCCGGGTTACATGCCCGCTAGATGTTGAACCCTTTGAAGTCTATCGAGCTCTGAGAAGTCTAAACCCATCCCCATACCTTTATTACCTGGACTTCGGATGTCTGCAAGTCATCGGTTCCTCTCCTGAGACGCTGGTGCGCGCGGAAAATGGCATTGTGGAAACACGACCGATCGCCGGGACACGCCCGCGCGGGCATAGTGAATCCGAAGATAAGAGACTAGCGCAGGATCTTCTTTCTGATGAAAAGGAGCGCGCTGAACATGTTATGCTCGTAGATCTTGCCAGAAATGACATAGGGCGCGTCGCCGCTCCAGGCACTGTCACTGTCCCCACATTCATGGAGATTCAATGCTATAGCGATGTGATGCACATCGTCTCTACTGTGCGGGGGAAATTGCGAGACGGGTATGACGCTTTTGACGTGCTAGCCGCATGTTTCCCTGCAGGCACCGTAAGTGGCGCTCCCAAGGTGAGGGCAATGGAGATAATCGACGAGCTAGAGCCTGTTGCCCGCGGGATTTACGCAGGAGCTGTAGGCTACTTTGGCTTCAATGGCAATATGGACATGGCCATCGCGATTCGCACCCTAGTGACGGCAAACGGCCAGGCCCATGTGCAGGCGGGCGCCGGAATAGTGGCCGATTCGGTGCCCGAGCGTGAATTCCTGGAAAGCCAGCATAAGGCCCGTGCCATATTCAGAGCCATGAAGCTGGCGAGAGGAAGGGAGGAATGCGACTTTGTGGCTGCTGCTCGATAA
- a CDS encoding family 20 glycosylhydrolase, whose product MEEILLAPFPRKIQRLEGTADLSPVTFILIPYEISKEMLFIANRLKCALSEYTNVTGKIVINDYGAANGPRIRLVLDPEISCGKTGSYRLAIKPEEIAIISNLPEGIFYGVATLKQLLMQFKATLPCLDISDEPDFPNRGVMLDISRGKVPKMDTLFALVDWFADLKINQIQLYTEHTFEYLRHPIPWRGASPFTGEEILALDAFCKERFIELVPNQNSFAHLTPWLKHPEYIHMAECPEGFDTPWGGRHDEPFSLSPAVPDSLEFLDSLYDEFLPYFSSKQFNVGCDETFELGQGRSKALVESKGKHRVYFDFLMKIHELVVKHNRIMMFWGDIIMEAPELIPELPKDVIALEWGYEAGHPFDAHGEKFAKSGLPFYVCPGTSAWNTIGGRTENALGNLRNAAENGKKHGAMGYLNTDWGDNGHINYQPVSYLGFLYGAAVSWNYENNKDLDVAKALSRFAFQDDTGLSGKAFYDLGNVYKAVGLTTANASVLARILMEDLDKTRFVEGIEPEGFDAAVAAIRSAVDTFRNSQPLCKDADIIRREFYNAARLLLHACKLGKIKLHLSSEHGGPTPEVRRKMRELSLDLAEIIDEHRELWLARNRVGGLEDVSLRNLNKLYAAYRKLS is encoded by the coding sequence GTGGAGGAGATCTTGTTGGCCCCTTTCCCCAGGAAAATCCAGCGTCTAGAAGGAACCGCAGACCTGAGCCCTGTGACGTTCATACTGATACCATACGAAATATCCAAGGAGATGCTTTTTATCGCAAACCGGTTGAAATGCGCTTTATCAGAATATACCAACGTGACAGGCAAGATCGTGATAAACGACTATGGGGCCGCAAATGGACCTCGGATCAGGCTTGTGCTGGATCCCGAGATCTCTTGCGGCAAAACGGGAAGCTACAGATTGGCTATCAAACCCGAAGAAATAGCCATAATATCAAATCTACCGGAAGGAATCTTCTATGGAGTTGCAACATTGAAGCAACTTCTCATGCAATTCAAAGCCACTCTGCCATGCCTCGATATTTCCGATGAGCCAGATTTCCCCAATCGCGGAGTCATGCTGGATATAAGCAGGGGCAAGGTCCCCAAGATGGATACATTGTTCGCCTTGGTTGACTGGTTCGCGGATCTGAAGATAAACCAGATCCAGCTATACACTGAACACACCTTTGAATACCTCCGGCATCCGATTCCCTGGCGCGGAGCCTCTCCCTTCACCGGCGAAGAAATACTCGCGCTGGATGCATTCTGCAAGGAAAGGTTCATTGAATTGGTACCGAACCAGAACTCCTTCGCTCACCTCACCCCATGGCTCAAACATCCAGAATACATTCACATGGCCGAATGCCCTGAGGGTTTTGATACCCCATGGGGAGGCAGGCACGATGAGCCATTCTCATTGAGCCCCGCGGTTCCCGATAGTCTAGAATTCCTAGACAGCTTGTATGACGAATTCCTTCCCTATTTCTCAAGCAAGCAGTTCAATGTTGGCTGTGATGAAACATTTGAGTTGGGACAAGGGAGGAGCAAAGCACTGGTTGAATCCAAAGGCAAGCATCGGGTATATTTCGACTTCCTGATGAAAATCCATGAACTGGTGGTAAAGCATAATCGCATAATGATGTTCTGGGGCGATATCATAATGGAAGCGCCAGAGCTTATCCCAGAGCTTCCGAAGGATGTCATCGCCCTCGAATGGGGATATGAGGCCGGACATCCTTTCGATGCGCATGGCGAGAAATTCGCCAAATCTGGCCTCCCCTTCTATGTTTGTCCCGGAACGTCTGCATGGAACACAATTGGAGGGCGCACTGAAAACGCCCTGGGAAATCTGAGAAATGCCGCGGAGAATGGGAAAAAACATGGGGCTATGGGATATCTGAATACTGATTGGGGAGATAATGGGCATATCAATTACCAGCCGGTCAGCTATCTCGGCTTCCTTTACGGCGCTGCTGTATCCTGGAATTACGAAAACAATAAGGACCTGGATGTCGCAAAGGCCCTCTCGCGCTTCGCTTTCCAGGATGATACTGGACTTTCTGGCAAGGCGTTCTATGATCTGGGAAATGTCTACAAGGCTGTCGGGCTAACCACAGCCAATGCCAGCGTCCTGGCGAGGATTCTCATGGAGGATCTTGACAAGACGCGGTTTGTCGAAGGAATCGAACCGGAGGGATTCGATGCGGCCGTGGCGGCTATAAGAAGCGCAGTGGACACTTTCAGAAACAGCCAGCCGTTGTGCAAGGATGCAGATATCATAAGACGAGAATTCTATAATGCAGCGAGGTTGCTCCTTCATGCATGCAAACTGGGCAAGATAAAGCTTCATCTCTCCTCAGAGCATGGGGGCCCGACCCCCGAAGTCAGGCGCAAGATGAGGGAGCTATCTTTGGATCTCGCAGAGATCATTGACGAACATCGAGAGCTCTGGCTTGCGCGCAATCGCGTCGGCGGACTGGAGGACGTGAGCCTCAGGAACTTGAACAAGCTTTACGCCGCTTATCGGAAATTATCCTGA
- a CDS encoding divergent PAP2 family protein has protein sequence MVAWVFAQLIKFIIAYVEHGRPDFTRLVNPGGMPSSHSTLVSCMSVAIGRTAGWDSDIFAVAAILSMIVLYDAAGIRRAAGKQARAINKIVDDFYKKRSFSEERLRELLGHTPLEVFVGMALGTAIAFIWPIG, from the coding sequence ATGGTTGCCTGGGTCTTCGCCCAACTAATCAAGTTTATCATAGCTTACGTGGAGCATGGCAGACCCGACTTTACCCGCCTCGTGAATCCTGGCGGCATGCCAAGCTCGCATTCGACTCTGGTTTCGTGCATGTCCGTAGCTATAGGGAGGACTGCCGGCTGGGACTCAGACATCTTTGCCGTAGCGGCCATTCTTTCTATGATCGTTCTTTACGATGCGGCTGGCATCCGGCGCGCAGCTGGCAAGCAAGCCCGGGCGATAAACAAGATTGTAGACGATTTTTATAAAAAGCGAAGCTTTAGTGAAGAGAGACTTCGGGAGCTCCTGGGCCATACCCCGCTAGAGGTATTTGTCGGGATGGCGCTGGGGACGGCGATAGCCTTTATCTGGCCTATCGGGTGA
- a CDS encoding aminodeoxychorismate/anthranilate synthase component II encodes MWLLLDNYDSFTYNLAQYLEELDLDVKVVRNDAITISDIYDMAPEAIVISPGPGRPEQSGISLPTIDEFGARIPILGVCLGHQAIAAAYGGKIIQAPMLMHGKVSSIYHEGHPLFHGVPNPFSATRYHSLIVRRESMPKCLNVIAQTSDGLIMAIAHSVYPVFGVQFHPESALTRDGKTILSNFKSLVEEIQEKRAGRPRQEVTKQ; translated from the coding sequence TTGTGGCTGCTGCTCGATAATTACGATTCCTTTACTTACAATCTAGCCCAATATCTTGAAGAGCTTGACCTCGATGTGAAAGTGGTCAGGAACGACGCAATAACCATATCCGACATATACGACATGGCTCCTGAGGCGATAGTCATCTCCCCGGGGCCTGGAAGGCCCGAGCAGTCTGGGATCTCGCTTCCAACGATCGACGAATTTGGGGCCAGGATACCCATTCTGGGGGTATGTTTGGGCCACCAAGCCATCGCCGCCGCTTACGGGGGCAAGATCATCCAGGCGCCCATGCTCATGCATGGCAAAGTATCTTCCATATACCATGAGGGACATCCGCTGTTCCATGGTGTGCCAAATCCATTCTCAGCCACCAGGTACCATTCCCTTATCGTAAGAAGAGAATCTATGCCAAAATGCCTGAATGTCATAGCTCAGACCTCGGATGGTCTAATCATGGCTATAGCCCATTCCGTCTATCCAGTCTTTGGAGTTCAGTTCCATCCGGAATCAGCGCTCACACGTGACGGAAAGACGATCTTGAGCAATTTCAAGAGCCTTGTAGAAGAGATACAAGAGAAAAGAGCCGGAAGGCCGAGACAGGAGGTTACCAAACAATGA